A portion of the Burkholderia sp. GAS332 genome contains these proteins:
- a CDS encoding drug resistance transporter, EmrB/QacA subfamily — protein sequence MSSTSARPTLPAQPSGSNGLKPVNPAFVLATASATCALIVLDTNVVAVSLPSIARSFHASFADVEWVVSAYMVAFASCLLPAGGLADRVGRKRMLLLGLAVFFLASLGCGAAPSAAMLNVARAVKGVGAAMLLTAALAVIANTFHEGPARVRAWAVWGTCMGLATTVAPLVGGVITQWLGWRWIFLLNLPVCAVLAWCASRSIRESRNPEPGPLDVAGSILFGLALALGIWALIEVPADGLASWTTGARLAACVLLFGAFVHVQRSRAHAMVDLALFRQPRFVAAVLAMFGYAACAQVMMTVLPLYLQNAFGLSAVMAGVGMLPFALAMVLGPYIGATLARRLPGMALLSTGLLLIGGGNLLTALVAGDGRYALVALGMVVTGLGAGMMNGDTQKAIMACVPPDRTGMASGISTTTRFTAIVTSVGVLGAVLAARTHAAFLASTPMTPDVRAALDAGFMSRVLAGDIAQATAPLRPALRAKLASAAHASFASGFAAALYLAGAAAVSIAAGIWLLGRKGEAVQVRRVASNG from the coding sequence ATGTCATCCACGTCCGCCCGTCCCACACTGCCTGCGCAGCCGTCCGGTTCCAACGGCTTAAAACCCGTCAATCCCGCGTTCGTGCTGGCCACCGCCTCGGCGACCTGTGCGTTGATCGTGCTCGATACCAATGTCGTGGCGGTCTCCTTGCCGTCGATTGCGCGCTCGTTTCACGCAAGTTTCGCCGACGTCGAATGGGTAGTCAGCGCGTATATGGTCGCTTTCGCGTCGTGTTTGCTGCCGGCGGGCGGTCTCGCCGATCGCGTCGGCCGTAAGCGGATGCTGCTGCTCGGGCTCGCCGTGTTCTTTCTGGCGTCGCTGGGTTGCGGGGCGGCGCCATCGGCGGCAATGCTGAACGTGGCGCGCGCGGTCAAAGGGGTCGGCGCCGCGATGCTGCTCACCGCGGCGCTCGCCGTGATCGCGAATACCTTTCACGAAGGTCCCGCGCGCGTGCGGGCATGGGCCGTGTGGGGCACCTGCATGGGCCTCGCGACGACGGTGGCGCCGCTCGTCGGCGGTGTGATTACCCAGTGGCTGGGCTGGCGCTGGATTTTCCTGCTCAATCTGCCCGTATGCGCCGTGCTCGCGTGGTGCGCGTCACGCTCGATTCGAGAGTCGCGCAATCCCGAACCCGGTCCGCTCGATGTTGCCGGCAGCATACTGTTCGGTCTTGCGCTCGCGCTCGGCATCTGGGCGTTGATCGAGGTGCCGGCCGACGGACTCGCGAGCTGGACAACGGGCGCGAGGCTCGCGGCATGCGTGTTGCTGTTTGGTGCATTCGTCCACGTGCAACGCTCGCGGGCGCATGCGATGGTCGATCTTGCGCTGTTCCGCCAGCCACGCTTTGTCGCCGCCGTGCTCGCGATGTTCGGGTACGCCGCCTGCGCGCAGGTGATGATGACGGTTTTGCCGCTCTACCTGCAGAACGCGTTCGGTCTGTCGGCGGTGATGGCAGGCGTCGGCATGCTGCCGTTCGCGCTGGCGATGGTGCTCGGGCCGTACATCGGCGCGACGCTCGCGAGGCGCTTGCCGGGCATGGCGTTGCTGTCGACCGGGCTGCTGCTGATCGGGGGCGGCAATCTGTTGACGGCGCTGGTCGCCGGCGACGGACGCTATGCGCTGGTGGCGCTCGGCATGGTCGTGACCGGGCTGGGGGCAGGGATGATGAATGGCGATACGCAAAAGGCCATCATGGCGTGCGTGCCGCCTGACCGAACCGGCATGGCGTCCGGCATCAGCACGACGACGCGCTTCACGGCCATCGTCACGTCGGTGGGGGTGCTGGGCGCGGTACTCGCGGCGCGCACCCACGCAGCCTTCCTCGCCAGCACGCCCATGACGCCTGATGTCAGGGCTGCGCTCGATGCGGGTTTTATGTCACGCGTGCTGGCCGGCGATATCGCGCAGGCCACCGCGCCTCTGCGGCCTGCGCTGCGGGCCAAGCTGGCGTCGGCCGCACACGCGAGCTTCGCCAGCGGCTTTGCTGCGGCACTTTATCTGGCTGGCGCAGCGGCGGTGTCGATTGCGGCGGGAATCTGGCTGCTGGGGCGCAAGGGTGAAGCTGTGCAGGTGCGTCGGGTCGCGTCGAACGGTTAG
- a CDS encoding Ketosteroid isomerase-related protein, translating into MSHPNTELIERFYTAFQQRDAETMAACYADDVVFSDPAFGELRGEEARDMWRMLVARAQDFSLTFDGVEADELKGRAHWVARYTFSQTDRTVVNRIDARFVFREGRIAEHRDTFDLWRWTRQALGIKGALLGWTPFVQGAIRAQARKGLDLYRGKPHRA; encoded by the coding sequence ATGAGCCATCCCAACACCGAACTGATCGAGCGTTTTTACACCGCGTTCCAGCAACGCGACGCCGAAACAATGGCCGCCTGCTATGCCGACGATGTGGTCTTCAGCGATCCGGCCTTTGGCGAGCTGCGCGGCGAAGAGGCGCGCGACATGTGGCGCATGCTGGTGGCGCGCGCGCAGGACTTCTCGCTGACGTTTGACGGCGTCGAAGCGGACGAGCTCAAGGGCCGCGCCCACTGGGTGGCCCGTTACACGTTCAGTCAGACGGACCGCACGGTGGTCAACCGGATCGACGCCCGCTTCGTGTTTCGCGAGGGTCGCATCGCCGAACATCGCGATACGTTCGACCTTTGGCGCTGGACCCGTCAGGCTTTGGGAATCAAGGGCGCGTTGCTCGGCTGGACGCCTTTCGTGCAGGGTGCAATCAGGGCACAAGCGAGAAAAGGTCTCGACCTCTATCGAGGCAAGCCGCACCGCGCATAA